The Candidatus Cetobacterium colombiensis genome has a segment encoding these proteins:
- a CDS encoding ParA family protein translates to MGKIIAIKNNKGGVGKTFLTTQIAAGLSYLENKVLILTSDPQNNVFNYLFRGDKSFRKGLKAEVLKKDGEYFRLRSDLYFLPLEDVKFSNQFIKELPIFLNRIKSEFDYIIIDSIPTLKIDEIFLKESEYILIPNFANSVTLEGVLNLLKTIDINKVKAIVTNNYKDTKVQKEFYNMLKNELEDYPILVTDPIKNLSFIEGMLEEKKTIWEYQNKSASEVQKILISLIKEIQN, encoded by the coding sequence TTGGGAAAAATTATAGCCATAAAAAATAATAAAGGTGGAGTTGGAAAAACATTTTTAACAACTCAAATAGCAGCTGGATTATCTTATCTAGAAAATAAGGTTTTAATTTTAACATCAGATCCTCAGAATAATGTATTTAATTATCTATTTAGAGGAGACAAATCATTTAGAAAAGGATTAAAAGCTGAAGTTTTAAAAAAAGATGGAGAATACTTTAGATTGAGAAGTGATCTTTATTTTTTACCTCTTGAAGATGTAAAATTTTCAAACCAATTTATAAAAGAACTACCTATATTTTTAAATAGAATAAAATCAGAGTTTGATTATATTATTATAGATAGTATTCCAACATTAAAAATTGATGAAATATTTTTAAAGGAATCAGAGTATATATTAATTCCAAATTTTGCTAATTCAGTAACTTTAGAAGGAGTTTTAAATTTATTGAAAACAATTGATATAAATAAAGTTAAAGCTATTGTTACAAATAACTATAAAGATACAAAAGTTCAAAAAGAATTCTATAATATGCTTAAAAATGAATTGGAAGATTATCCTATATTAGTTACAGATCCAATTAAAAATCTATCTTTTATAGAGGGAATGCTAGAGGAAAAGAAAACTATTTGGGAATATCAAAATAAATCAGCTTCAGAGGTTCAAAAAATATTAATCTCACTTATTAAAGAGATTCAAAACTGA